One segment of Gopherus flavomarginatus isolate rGopFla2 chromosome 8, rGopFla2.mat.asm, whole genome shotgun sequence DNA contains the following:
- the LOC127056250 gene encoding deoxyribodipyrimidine photo-lyase-like, with the protein MSQKRRNRQARSGEEITASPAGGGDAARTGAAAAPRGQLKGKRKVLAEPSGAEVSTVDKRKREGEVAEGGGAGSLGEAVRQARLRFAPSVQDFKYNKKRVRQVSQGSYLPDAAKGVVYWMSRDQRVQDNWAFLYAQRLALKQQLPLYVCFCLVPKFLEATIRHFGFMLKGLQEVAEECQELDIPFHLLIGFAKDVLPAFVADRGIGGVVTDFSPLRIPMQWVEDVKERLPGDVPFVQVDAHNIVPCWVASDKQEYGASTIRRKIHDRLSEFLTEFPPVIKHPYPSAAPAEPIDWNACHASLQVDCSVKEVTWATPGTAAGLAVLESFIGERLKSFGTDRNNPNRAALSNLSPWFHFGQVSVQRAILEVQKYRSKYKESVDGFIEEAVVRRELADNFCYYNRNYDKVEGAYDWAKTTLKLHAQDKRSHLYELKQLEEGKTHDPLWNAAQLQMVHEGKMHGFLRMYWAKKILEWTRSSEEALKFAIYLNDRYELDGRDPNGYVGCMWSICGIHDHGWAERAVFGKIRYMNYAGCKRKFNVAQFERRYDPRQLGQ; encoded by the exons ATGTCTCAGAAGAGAAGGAACCGGCAGGCACGTAGCGGGGAGGAGATCACGGCCAGTCCTGCTGGCGGCGGGGATGCAGCGAGGACTGGAGCTGCTGCGGCGCCCCGTGGGCAGCTGAAaggcaaacggaaggtcctggCAGAGCCCAGTGGGGCGGAGGTGTCAACCGTGGATAAGAggaagagggaaggggaggtggcagaggggggaggagctgggagcctgggggAAGCCGTGAGGCAGGCGCGGCTGCGATTTGCCCCCTCTGTGCAGGACTTCAAGTACAACAAGAAGCGAGTGCGCCAGGTCTCGCAGGGCTCTTACCTCCCGGATGCCGCCAAGGGTGTTGTGTACTGGATGTCTCGAGACCAGAGGGTGCAAG ataACTGGGCTTTCCTGTACGCCCAGCGCCTGGCCCTGAAGCAGCAGCTCCCTCTGTACGTCTGCTTCTGCCTGGTGCCCAAGTTTTTGGAGGCCACCATCCGTCACTTCGGCTTCATGCTGAAAGGCCTGCAAGAAGTGGCCGAG GAGTGCCAGGAGCTGGACATCCCCTTCCACCTGCTCATCGGCTTTGCCAAGGACGTGCTGCCTGCCTTTGTGGCGGACCGTGGCATCGGCGGAGTGGTGACAGACTTCTCCCCGCTCCGCATCCCCATGCAGTGGGTGGAAGACGTCAAGGAGAGGCTCCCAGGAGATGTGCCCTTTGTACAG GTTGATGCGCACAACATTGTCCCATGCTGGGTTGCCTCAGACAAGCAGGAGTACGGAGCCAGTACAATTCGACGGAAGATCCACGATCGGCTCTCGGAGTTCCTCACGGAATTCCCTCCCGTCATCAAGCACCCGTATCCGTCCGCAGCCCCGGCAGAG CCCATAGACTGGAATGCCTGCCACGCCAGCCTGCAGGTGGACTGCTCAGTGAAGGAGGTGACTTGGGCGACACCGGGGACGGCCGCGGGGCTGGCTGTGCTGGAGTCGTTCATAGGCGAGCGGCTGAAATCCTTCGGCACCGACCGGAACAACCCAAACAGGGCAGCGCTCAGCAACCTCTCGCCGTGGTTCCACTTTG GCCAGGTCTCTGTCCAGCGGGCCATCCTGGAGGTGCAGAAATATCGCAGTAAATACAAAGAGTCGGTGGATGGGTTCATCGAGGAGGCGGTGGTCCGCAGGGAGCTGGCCGACAACTTCTGCTACTACAACAGGAACTATGACAAGGTGGAAG GTGCGTACGACTGGGCCAAAACCACCCTGAAGCTCCACGCCCAGGACAAGAGGTCTCACCTCTACGAGCTGAAgcagctggaggaggggaagacacACGACCCACTCTGGAACGCTGCCCAG CTCCAGATGGTTCACGAGGGGAAGATGCACGGGTTCCTACGCATGTACTGGGCCAAGAAAATCCTGGAGTGGACCCGCTCCTCCGAGGAGGCCCTGAAGTTCGCCATTTACCTCAATGATCGCTATGAGCTGGACGGTCGGGATCCCAACGGCTACGTAG GCTGCATGTGGTCCATCTGCGGGATCCACGACCATGGCTGGGCCGAGCGAGCCGTGTTCGGGAAGATCCGTTACATGAACTACGCCGGCTGCAAGAGGAAATTCAACGTGGCGCAGTTCGAGCGCAGATACGATCCCCGCCAACTGGGCCAGTAG